The segment CGTCGAGGTGTCCCTACCCGGGGAACTGTCCCTCGGCGGCAACGGCGGCGGCGGTCCTGCGGGTGCAGTGCGCCGCAAACCCAAAGCCCGCACCCGCGGCGGTGCCGGAGCAGGAGCCGCCTCCGGCGACTCGGTCACCGCACCCATGCAGGGCACCGTGGTCAAAGTCGCCGTCACCGAAGGCCAAACCGTCGAATCCGGTGACCTCATCGCCGTCCTCGAAGCAATGAAAATGGAAAACCCCGTCAACGCCCACAAAGCAGGCACCATCACCGGCCTGACCGTCACCGCAGGCGACGCCATCACCCAAGGCACCGTCCTCGCAGAGATCAAATGACGTAGCGATGTCCGAGCTTCCGGAAATTCGGATCGGTACGGCTGACCGGGAGAAGGCCCTCGAAGCGCTGAGTCTGCACTTCAGCGAGGGTCGGCTCACCGTGCCCGAGTTCGACGAGCGCAGCGCCGTCGTTGCTTCGGCGACGACGCGTGGGGAGATCGACAAGGTCTTCGTCGATCTCCCCACTGCTTCGACGTCGCACACGCCCGCCCAACTCGGGAAGTCTCCGGCACCGGCCGAGAGCGGAGCCGGAATCGATTGGCGCGCAGTAGTGATGCCCCTGGTCGTCTTCGGTTCACTGGCATTGTTCTTCCTCACCGACTTCGATCAGAAGTGGCTCTTCTTCCTTCTCATCCCACTGGCGGGTGCGCTGCTGTCGGCCGGTGGACATTCCAAGGACGAGAAAAAGAAGAAAAAGAAGAGAGATCGTTGAAGGCGCTTCTGTTCGATGTGTTCGGCACAGTGGTCGATTGGCGCACCAGCGTGGCCCGCGAGGTCGAATCCGTGTGTGGTCCCGACGTCGCCAGTCATGCATTCGCCGACCGCTGGCGCAGCCTGTATCAACCGGCGATGGAACAGGTTCGGTCGGGCAGTCGACCGTTCACCCGGCTCGATGTACTCCATCTCGAGTCGCTTCGAGTCGTCCTGTCGGAGTTCGATATTCAGCTCGACGACAGCGATATCGCATCCTTGAATCACGCGTGGCATCGGTTGGATCCGTGGCCGGACTCGGTGCCCGGGCTCACGCGACTTCGTACCCAGTTCATCATCGCCCCGCTCTCGAACGGCAACATCTCGCTGCTGCTCGATATGGCCAAGAATGCCGGACTGCCGTGGGACGCTATCCTCGGCGCAGAACCGGTACAGACATACAAGCCCATGCCCGACGCATATCTCCGCACCGCGGACATTCTGGGTCTCGAGCCGAGCGAGTGCATGATGGTCGCCGCACACAACAGTGATCTCGCTGCGGCCGCGGACTGTGGCTTCGCAACGGCATTCGTCGCCCGTCCGCTCGAACACGGCCCGAGTCAAACCACCGACCGCACCGCGGAATCCGACTGGACTCACAGCGTCGACTCGATCGATTCTCTCGCATCGCAATTGGGCTGCTGACAACACCAGTCACGTCGGCGGAATCAGCTGGTGCGCAATCCACGCGTCCACGTCCCGGTGCGACCGGAATCGAACGATCGGCAGCTCCGGACGGCGCACACTCAACCGTTGCACCCGCTCGGTAGTCAACCGGTAGGTGCTCCAGGCCCACCGGACGATGTACTCGCGATCGAAGAAGATCCGGTGCAGCGGTGGCTCGATGTTGCCGTTCCACAGCTCGTGCCTACCGAGCATGCGGCGTAGCGTCCGAGTTATCACCTGCCGCATGACCGTTCGACGTGGCAGGTCGAGCCACAAGAGCAGATCCGCATCTGCGAGGCGATCGCGCACAACACCGTACTGCCACTCGGTGACCCACGACGGGCGTACAAGAAACTCGTCGACATCGCTCTCGAAGGTCGGACGCGGCGTCCAGTTCGGGCCGTGGAACAAGCTGTCGATCTCGACGTGTTCGATGTCGAGCAAGGACCCGATGCGAGCGGCCAGCGTGGTCTTGCCGGAACCGGATGTCCCCGCGACGACTATTCGCGCGGGGCGATGCGGCAGGGCGGCGTCCGGTCCGACAATCACGAAGGAGACGGTAGCGAATCGTGGAAACCGATAGGCCGTCGACTACGTCGGACGATTGCAACGATCCCGACCATCAAGGGCATCTGCAGAAAAACGATGGCGTTCAGAGCGTCGTTCGGAAGAGGCAAGTAGTCGAAGAACTGGGCCGTTCCGGTCACGATGAGCACCAGGTAGGACAATTGCATCGACAGCATGTGCCGCCGAAGCCACCCCGACCGTGAGCGTCCGACCGCCGGTTGCAGCCAGCCGAACAGCACCAGCGCGGCTGTCAGGATCGACACATCGTGGAACACGCTCCATCCGTCACGGATCTCGGTGACGAAGAACGACGACACGATCATCACCAGAATCGCCACGACATATGTGCGTCCGCATGCCCGATGAAAAGCAGTGCCCTTGCGGGCGAACAGAACCACTGCTCCGACCAGAACGGACAGCACTGCGGCCGAGATGTGCAGCACTGTGATCGGCATCCGCCACCACCTTCCGCGGCCTCGACGCTACCGAATCGCGAGCACCGATGCTGCGCCAGCGTGCTGTACCGGA is part of the Rhodococcus sp. SBT000017 genome and harbors:
- a CDS encoding DUF1707 domain-containing protein, encoding MSELPEIRIGTADREKALEALSLHFSEGRLTVPEFDERSAVVASATTRGEIDKVFVDLPTASTSHTPAQLGKSPAPAESGAGIDWRAVVMPLVVFGSLALFFLTDFDQKWLFFLLIPLAGALLSAGGHSKDEKKKKKKRDR
- a CDS encoding haloacid dehalogenase type II; the encoded protein is MKALLFDVFGTVVDWRTSVAREVESVCGPDVASHAFADRWRSLYQPAMEQVRSGSRPFTRLDVLHLESLRVVLSEFDIQLDDSDIASLNHAWHRLDPWPDSVPGLTRLRTQFIIAPLSNGNISLLLDMAKNAGLPWDAILGAEPVQTYKPMPDAYLRTADILGLEPSECMMVAAHNSDLAAAADCGFATAFVARPLEHGPSQTTDRTAESDWTHSVDSIDSLASQLGC
- a CDS encoding AAA family ATPase, which translates into the protein MIVGPDAALPHRPARIVVAGTSGSGKTTLAARIGSLLDIEHVEIDSLFHGPNWTPRPTFESDVDEFLVRPSWVTEWQYGVVRDRLADADLLLWLDLPRRTVMRQVITRTLRRMLGRHELWNGNIEPPLHRIFFDREYIVRWAWSTYRLTTERVQRLSVRRPELPIVRFRSHRDVDAWIAHQLIPPT
- a CDS encoding DUF2306 domain-containing protein, whose amino-acid sequence is MPITVLHISAAVLSVLVGAVVLFARKGTAFHRACGRTYVVAILVMIVSSFFVTEIRDGWSVFHDVSILTAALVLFGWLQPAVGRSRSGWLRRHMLSMQLSYLVLIVTGTAQFFDYLPLPNDALNAIVFLQMPLMVGIVAIVRRSRRPIGFHDSLPSPS